In one Chloroflexota bacterium genomic region, the following are encoded:
- a CDS encoding winged helix-turn-helix transcriptional regulator has translation MIEELARSTDKKKITEIFRRQSEVCKSLADPNRLMMIHELKEGAKSVTELAERLGLKQSNTSQHLAVLRKAGVVNPQRQGNIIYYSLTTPKIAAACDMVRQVIAEELQRGHDLREML, from the coding sequence ATGATCGAAGAGTTGGCCAGAAGCACCGATAAGAAAAAGATAACAGAGATCTTCCGACGCCAGTCCGAAGTGTGCAAATCACTAGCCGATCCCAACCGGCTGATGATGATCCATGAATTGAAGGAGGGGGCAAAGTCTGTCACGGAGCTGGCAGAGAGGCTCGGGCTGAAGCAGTCAAATACCTCACAGCACCTCGCGGTGCTGCGGAAGGCCGGTGTGGTTAACCCGCAGCGGCAGGGCAACATTATCTACTACAGTCTGACCACTCCCAAGATAGCAGCAGCGTGCGATATGGTGCGCCAGGTGATTGCAGAGGAACTTCAAAGAGGCCATGACCTCAGGGAAATGCTCTGA